Proteins encoded in a region of the Candidatus Nitrosomarinus catalina genome:
- a CDS encoding AAA family ATPase — MLNKLLVCLTGMPGAGKSTIAEGLKPKGYEIINLGNAVREEAKKRNLDPTRENLGKLMLELRENNGAGAIAELAKPIIESSNANVLLIDGVRSNDEIQVLRKLGTVKLLAIHASTDTRFNFLQKRGRSDDPQTKEHFNERDDRELGVGVSNSIALSDFAISNIGLTKDELIKKSYDIIQRWVE, encoded by the coding sequence ATGTTGAATAAATTACTTGTATGTTTAACAGGCATGCCTGGTGCTGGTAAATCTACAATTGCTGAAGGTTTGAAACCTAAAGGTTATGAAATAATTAACTTGGGAAATGCTGTAAGAGAAGAGGCAAAAAAAAGGAATTTAGATCCAACCAGAGAGAATCTTGGAAAATTAATGTTAGAATTAAGAGAGAATAATGGAGCTGGTGCAATAGCTGAACTTGCCAAACCAATTATAGAATCTTCTAATGCAAATGTATTGTTAATTGATGGAGTTAGATCTAATGATGAAATACAAGTACTTAGAAAATTGGGAACTGTAAAATTATTAGCAATTCATGCTTCAACTGACACTAGATTTAATTTCTTACAAAAAAGAGGACGTTCTGATGATCCACAAACGAAAGAACATTTCAATGAAAGAGATGATCGTGAGTTAGGTGTTGGTGTTAGTAATTCTATTGCACTATCTGATTTTGCAATATCAAATATTGGTTTAACTAAAGATGAATTGATAAAAAAATCTTATGACATAATTCAAAGATGGGTTGAATGA
- the cca gene encoding CCA tRNA nucleotidyltransferase, whose translation MKQIISKISKTTIPSKIIQKSKKEIADKVYKLVEKEIQKYSEVVELEFGGSYAKDTWLSKNADIDIFIKFKKNISEEKLENISKKIGFESLKKYSPYVRYSQHPYVEAKIKDTKINIVPCYDVKIGEWKSAADRSPFHTKFMKKSLTIKMRNEVRILKTFLKSNKIYGAEIAKQGFSGYISEVLILQYGSFENLIKSIIKIKEKQIIGKTSKSFDTAIVVIDPIDSNRNLAAAISNENIGKFILSCRAFKNKPSLEFFKNKKSKISNKFWNNLLIVKFEFKIRSPDIIWGQIKRATSTLSTQLELGGFTVVRSKAHTDEQRDAYLIFFLESTIISEIYQKKGPEFFRNDGSHSFISKNLKDSELVWIGNDGKIISLEKRKHVNAEKFMKEFLEKNLNVGIPKGLHSDFKRGCKVFLGNKTLSKSIKEEISEVISVDGTLLHFN comes from the coding sequence ATGAAACAAATTATTTCTAAAATTTCAAAAACAACAATTCCATCTAAAATAATTCAAAAATCAAAAAAAGAGATTGCAGATAAGGTATACAAATTAGTTGAAAAAGAGATTCAAAAATATTCTGAAGTAGTAGAATTAGAATTTGGAGGTTCATACGCTAAAGATACATGGTTATCAAAAAATGCAGATATTGATATTTTTATTAAATTTAAAAAAAATATTTCTGAGGAGAAATTAGAAAATATTTCTAAGAAAATAGGTTTTGAATCATTAAAAAAATATTCTCCATATGTTAGATATTCTCAACATCCTTATGTTGAGGCAAAAATTAAGGATACAAAAATAAACATAGTACCATGTTATGATGTTAAAATTGGTGAATGGAAAAGTGCTGCAGATAGGTCACCATTTCATACTAAATTTATGAAAAAATCATTAACAATAAAAATGAGAAATGAAGTTAGAATTTTAAAGACATTTTTAAAATCAAATAAAATTTATGGTGCGGAAATTGCAAAACAAGGTTTCAGTGGATATATTTCCGAAGTTTTAATTTTACAATATGGAAGTTTTGAAAATTTAATAAAATCAATAATAAAAATCAAGGAAAAACAAATCATTGGAAAAACATCAAAATCATTTGATACAGCAATAGTTGTGATTGATCCAATTGATAGTAATAGAAATTTAGCTGCTGCAATTTCAAATGAAAATATTGGAAAATTTATTCTTAGTTGTAGGGCATTTAAAAACAAACCAAGTTTAGAATTTTTTAAAAATAAAAAATCAAAAATATCAAATAAATTTTGGAATAATTTACTAATTGTAAAATTTGAATTTAAAATTAGAAGTCCGGATATTATTTGGGGACAAATTAAAAGAGCAACATCAACATTGTCCACACAATTAGAATTAGGTGGATTTACTGTAGTTAGAAGTAAAGCACATACAGATGAACAAAGAGACGCATATCTGATATTCTTTTTAGAATCTACAATTATTAGCGAAATATATCAAAAAAAAGGCCCAGAATTTTTTAGAAATGATGGCTCACATAGTTTCATTTCTAAAAATCTTAAAGATAGTGAATTAGTATGGATTGGAAATGATGGAAAAATAATTTCATTAGAAAAAAGAAAACATGTCAATGCAGAAAAATTTATGAAAGAATTTTTGGAAAAAAATCTCAATGTAGGCATACCAAAAGGTCTTCATAGTGATTTTAAGCGAGGTTGTAAGGTATTTTTAGGAAATAAGACTCTTAGTAAATCAATTAAAGAGGAAATATCTGAAGTGATTTCAGTAGATGGCACACTCCTTCATTTCAATTAA
- a CDS encoding SDR family oxidoreductase, whose protein sequence is MINGKVAIITGASSGIGEATAMTLAKAGVKVAIGARRVDRLEELSKKIIAEGGEVHFQKLDVTKREECDNFAKAVLDKWGSIDILVNNAGLMPLSFFKNLKVDEWDRMVDVNIKGVLYCTGSVISHMKEKKSGHIVNLSSVAGRVVFPAGSVYCATKFAVAAFTEGLRQEFSVRSNIRVTSIEPGIVATELTDTITDESLQQFVENGKKMETLQAQDIANAILYAVDSPPHVNVNEVLIRPTTQEK, encoded by the coding sequence ATGATTAATGGAAAAGTTGCAATTATTACTGGAGCAAGTAGTGGAATTGGTGAAGCTACTGCTATGACACTTGCAAAAGCAGGTGTTAAAGTTGCAATTGGTGCTAGAAGAGTTGATCGATTAGAAGAATTATCTAAAAAAATTATTGCTGAAGGTGGAGAAGTTCACTTTCAAAAATTAGATGTAACAAAACGTGAGGAATGTGATAATTTTGCTAAAGCTGTTTTGGATAAATGGGGTTCAATTGATATTTTAGTAAATAATGCTGGTTTGATGCCATTAAGTTTTTTCAAAAATCTCAAAGTTGATGAATGGGATAGAATGGTTGATGTGAATATCAAAGGTGTATTGTATTGTACAGGCTCAGTAATTTCTCATATGAAAGAAAAAAAATCTGGCCATATAGTTAATCTTTCATCTGTTGCTGGTAGAGTTGTATTTCCAGCTGGCAGTGTTTACTGTGCAACAAAATTTGCTGTTGCTGCATTCACCGAAGGATTAAGACAAGAATTTAGTGTTCGTTCTAACATTAGAGTAACAAGTATTGAACCTGGAATAGTAGCAACTGAATTAACTGATACAATAACAGACGAATCTCTTCAACAATTTGTAGAAAACGGAAAAAAAATGGAAACTTTACAAGCACAAGATATTGCAAATGCAATTTTGTATGCTGTAGATTCTCCACCTCATGTTAATGTCAACGAAGTTTTGATTAGACCCACAACTCAAGAAAAATAA
- the glnA gene encoding type I glutamate--ammonia ligase — MPYKVSHGKAMQITYSPDEVFSRIQHEGIQFIDLQFTGLTGHFHHTTISANTFTPEQMRDGLPKLDGSSIVGFTTIDDSDLLLKPDPSTFAIIPWMTENKTARLLCDVYWGENRGRLSRDPRGIAQKAEEYIKTQGFDFSTWGPEVEFFVFDKVHWDVLTPYKGQSYSIESKEAPWSNDGDGYPMGLQEGYYPTTPSDTLTPYRNECVNILSKNFGILCDNHHHEVATAGQCEIDIMYDHMTNAADAAQSYKYVIKNVAQKYGKVATCMPKPIAMDAGSGMHVNVSLWKGKENAFYDPDDDIELSQTGRYFCGGIINHAKALSAICNPTTNSYHRLVPGYEAPAYIAWSAGNRSAIVRVPKHLKGKQHSKLKRLEFRAPDPSSNPYLVFAAVTAAGMDGIKKKMDPGEQVQDDIFKMTKSDRAKRGIGVLPKSLGEALDELESDRKFLNPIYTNDVIDKIIELERRDQREIAIRPHPHEFYLYFDV; from the coding sequence TTGCCATATAAAGTCAGTCACGGAAAAGCTATGCAAATTACGTATTCACCTGACGAAGTATTCTCAAGAATTCAACATGAGGGAATTCAGTTTATTGATTTACAATTTACGGGTTTAACTGGTCATTTTCATCATACTACAATTTCAGCAAATACTTTCACACCAGAACAAATGAGAGATGGTTTACCAAAATTAGATGGTTCATCAATCGTTGGATTCACAACTATTGATGATTCAGATTTATTGCTAAAACCAGATCCAAGTACATTTGCAATAATTCCTTGGATGACTGAAAATAAAACAGCTAGACTCCTTTGTGATGTTTATTGGGGAGAAAATAGAGGAAGACTATCTAGAGATCCTAGAGGTATTGCTCAAAAAGCTGAAGAATATATCAAAACTCAAGGATTTGATTTTAGTACATGGGGCCCAGAAGTAGAATTTTTTGTTTTTGATAAAGTTCATTGGGATGTTTTAACACCTTACAAAGGACAATCATATTCAATTGAATCAAAAGAAGCTCCATGGAGCAATGACGGTGATGGATATCCAATGGGATTACAAGAAGGATACTATCCTACAACACCATCAGATACTTTAACACCTTACAGAAATGAATGTGTAAATATTTTAAGTAAAAATTTTGGAATTTTATGTGATAATCACCATCACGAGGTAGCAACAGCAGGACAATGTGAAATTGATATTATGTATGATCATATGACAAATGCTGCAGATGCTGCACAATCATACAAATATGTAATTAAAAATGTGGCACAAAAATATGGTAAAGTTGCAACATGTATGCCTAAACCAATAGCAATGGATGCAGGTTCAGGAATGCATGTTAATGTTAGTTTATGGAAAGGAAAGGAAAATGCATTTTACGATCCTGATGACGATATCGAATTAAGTCAAACTGGTAGATATTTTTGTGGTGGAATAATTAATCACGCAAAAGCATTATCTGCAATATGTAATCCAACTACAAATTCATATCACAGATTAGTTCCAGGATATGAAGCTCCTGCATATATTGCATGGAGTGCAGGAAATCGTTCAGCTATAGTAAGAGTTCCAAAACATTTGAAAGGAAAACAACATTCAAAATTAAAGAGACTAGAATTTAGAGCACCTGATCCATCATCTAATCCATATCTTGTATTTGCTGCAGTAACAGCAGCAGGAATGGATGGAATTAAAAAGAAAATGGATCCAGGAGAACAAGTCCAGGATGATATATTCAAAATGACAAAATCAGATAGAGCAAAACGTGGAATTGGAGTTCTTCCAAAAAGCTTAGGTGAAGCATTAGATGAATTGGAAAGTGATAGAAAATTCTTGAATCCAATTTATACAAATGATGTAATTGATAAAATTATTGAATTAGAAAGAAGGGATCAAAGAGAAATTGCAATTAGACCACATCCTCATGAATTTTATCTTTACTTTGATGTCTAA
- a CDS encoding RIO1 family regulatory kinase/ATPase has protein sequence MAHSFISIKKFSEEPYSKILGYPSATNRQIKARIKELEKLKIKSICLTGPTLIGSLEILGKGYVGVVVLVKRGNKEVALKIRRTDSQRQNMKNESILLKLVNSVNVGPKIIDASKNFLVMEYVEGDKFSDWIEMLKGVGSVKKLKTTIKNILEDCFRLDQIEFDHGELSNISKHVIVGKNKATLIDFESSSTKRRPSNVTSITQAFFIGSGIAKQTQKIYKNSSKEKIILALKKYKQEKTRENFENLLKILKL, from the coding sequence ATGGCACACTCCTTCATTTCAATTAAAAAATTTTCAGAAGAACCTTATTCAAAAATTTTAGGATATCCTAGCGCTACTAATCGTCAAATTAAAGCAAGAATTAAAGAATTAGAAAAATTAAAAATTAAATCAATTTGTTTAACAGGTCCAACTTTAATTGGAAGTTTAGAAATTTTAGGCAAAGGTTACGTTGGTGTTGTTGTACTTGTCAAAAGAGGAAATAAAGAAGTTGCATTAAAAATTAGAAGAACAGATTCTCAAAGACAAAATATGAAAAATGAATCAATTTTATTAAAATTGGTTAATTCAGTTAATGTAGGTCCCAAAATAATTGATGCTAGTAAAAATTTTTTAGTTATGGAATATGTTGAAGGGGATAAATTTAGTGATTGGATTGAAATGTTAAAAGGAGTAGGTAGTGTAAAAAAATTAAAAACTACAATAAAAAATATTTTAGAAGATTGTTTTAGACTAGATCAAATTGAATTTGATCATGGAGAATTGAGCAATATTTCAAAACATGTGATTGTTGGAAAAAATAAAGCAACTTTGATTGATTTTGAAAGCTCTAGTACAAAAAGAAGACCTTCTAATGTTACATCAATTACTCAAGCATTTTTCATTGGTTCAGGTATCGCAAAGCAAACTCAAAAAATTTACAAAAATTCCTCTAAAGAGAAAATTATTCTTGCGTTAAAAAAGTATAAACAAGAAAAAACACGAGAAAACTTTGAAAATTTGCTTAAAATTTTAAAATTATAA
- a CDS encoding NAD(P)/FAD-dependent oxidoreductase, protein MSKIPHVVILGGGFGGLSSANEIRNSLDSSKVNITIIDKKDWFMVGYAKLWIMNGSRTFENSIGSLNELPKKQINFIKDEIIEINTKNNFVKTKSENISFDFLIISMGAVLAPEKIPGLEANGFNLYDHNQLSQINDKLNKIQSGKIAIVIMGMPYKCPPAPFEASLLVDSMLRKRGIRNSVQIDFFSPAPITLPAAGPEVSKQILDLINSEKINFHNSEKIKEVKPKKLIFENNEYDFDILLAIPPHIAPSVIYNSNLASEPGFIPIDRDCKTPFENIFAIGDVTSLAVTDLISVPKAGIFAEGEGITVAKNIISKIELNEKSLLFDGKGGCFLESGRETASIIEVDMFTNQKPSTKLTESTSENLSKKINFEKERLSKWL, encoded by the coding sequence TTGTCAAAAATCCCCCACGTAGTAATTTTAGGCGGAGGGTTTGGAGGTCTTTCTTCTGCTAATGAAATAAGAAATTCATTAGATTCATCAAAAGTCAATATTACGATTATAGATAAAAAAGACTGGTTTATGGTTGGTTATGCAAAATTATGGATCATGAATGGAAGCAGAACTTTTGAAAATTCAATTGGTTCATTAAATGAATTACCAAAAAAACAAATTAATTTTATTAAAGATGAAATTATTGAAATTAATACAAAAAATAATTTTGTAAAAACAAAATCAGAAAATATTTCGTTTGATTTTCTAATAATATCAATGGGTGCAGTTTTAGCACCAGAAAAAATTCCTGGTTTAGAAGCTAATGGATTTAACTTGTATGATCATAATCAATTAAGTCAAATTAATGATAAATTAAATAAAATACAATCAGGAAAAATTGCTATCGTCATAATGGGAATGCCTTACAAATGTCCTCCTGCACCTTTTGAGGCTAGTTTACTGGTAGATTCCATGCTTAGAAAGAGAGGAATAAGAAATTCTGTACAAATTGATTTTTTTAGTCCTGCACCAATAACACTACCTGCAGCTGGACCAGAAGTCAGTAAACAAATTCTTGATTTAATAAATTCAGAAAAAATTAATTTTCATAATTCAGAAAAAATTAAAGAAGTAAAACCAAAAAAACTAATTTTTGAAAATAATGAATATGATTTTGATATTCTATTAGCAATACCACCACATATTGCTCCATCAGTAATTTATAATTCAAATTTGGCATCAGAACCTGGTTTTATTCCAATTGATAGAGATTGTAAAACACCATTTGAAAATATTTTTGCTATTGGTGATGTTACAAGTTTGGCAGTTACTGATTTAATTTCAGTTCCTAAAGCTGGAATTTTTGCAGAAGGTGAAGGAATTACAGTAGCAAAAAATATTATTTCAAAAATTGAATTAAATGAAAAATCACTTTTATTTGATGGTAAAGGAGGATGCTTCTTAGAATCTGGTAGAGAGACTGCATCAATAATTGAAGTTGATATGTTTACAAATCAAAAACCATCAACAAAATTAACAGAATCAACATCTGAAAATCTTTCTAAAAAAATAAATTTTGAAAAAGAAAGACTGTCAAAGTGGTTATGA
- a CDS encoding AN1-type zinc finger domain-containing protein encodes MISENCAYCGDMTDMPFHCSYCKDPFCSEHRLPEEHRCVKLRQIRSERFGQRKVIRDGNKGKGSIFKRFFGK; translated from the coding sequence ATGATTTCTGAAAATTGTGCATATTGTGGAGATATGACAGATATGCCATTTCATTGTAGTTATTGTAAAGATCCATTTTGTTCTGAACATAGACTGCCAGAAGAACATAGATGTGTTAAATTAAGACAAATACGTTCAGAAAGATTTGGACAAAGAAAAGTAATTCGAGATGGAAATAAAGGAAAAGGAAGTATTTTCAAAAGGTTTTTTGGGAAATAA